The Dama dama isolate Ldn47 chromosome 28, ASM3311817v1, whole genome shotgun sequence genome has a window encoding:
- the SMIM8 gene encoding small integral membrane protein 8 yields the protein MSSAPEPPVFKQEPPKKKDPGNAGLRGVRTTALFRAVNPELFIKPNKPVMAFGLITLSLCVAYIGYLHATQENKKDLYEAIDSEGHSYMRRKTSKWD from the exons ATGTCTTCAGCACCCGAGCCTCCAGTCTTTAAACAGGAGCCGCCCAAGAAGAAAGACCCGGGAAACGCAGGGCTCAGAGGGGTCCGCACCACAGCCTTATTTCGAGCTGTGAATCCAGAGCTCTTCATTAAACCT AACAAACCTGTAATGGCTTTCGGATTGATAACCCTTTCGCTTTGCGTGGCTTATATCGGTTACCTACATGCGACGCAGGAGAATAAGAAGGACCTCTATGAAGCTATTGATAGTGAGGGACACAGTTATATGAGGCGGAAAACCTCTAAATGGGATTAA
- the GJB7 gene encoding gap junction beta-7 protein: MSWMFLRDLLSGVNTYSTGIGRIWQAVLFIFRLLIYMVAAEHVWKAEQREFECNVRQPGCANVCFDYFFPISQVRLWALQLIMVSTPSLLVVLHVAYRKGREKKHRRKLCISPGTVGGGLWCTYLISLVVKTGLEIGFLVLFYKLYGGFRVPRLLKCDLRPCPSTVDCFVSKPTEKTIFTLFLVGTSCLCVVLNVTELSFLVLKCFIKCCLQKHSTRLQSSACERHELRHVAGAGTGAPALLQRHSPDSATSTAQGGETTLLCGHTTRDQGKACVSLMQDLGFLGKQSVSTRMSFGRNS, encoded by the coding sequence ATGAGTTGGATGTTCCTCAGAGACCTCTTGAGTGGAGTAAATACATACTCCACGGGGATTGGGCGGATCTGGCAGGCCGTCCTGTTCATCTTCCGCTTGCTGATCTACATGGTGGCGGCGGAACACGTGTGGAAAGCGGAGCAGAGAGAGTTTGAGTGCAACGTTAGACAGCCCGGCTGTGCAAACGTGTGTTTTGACTActtcttccccatctcccaggTCAGACTTTGGGCCTTACAGCTGATCATGGTCTCCACGCCGTCACTGCTGGTGGTTCTACACGTAGCCTATCGCAAAGGCAGGGAGAAAAAGCACAGGAGGAAACTCTGCATCAGCCCAGGCACCGTGGGTGGGGGCCTGTGGTGCACCTACCTGATCAGCCTCGTGGTCAAAACGGGCCTTGAAATTGGCTTCCTGGTTTTATTCTACAAGCTGTATGGCGGCTTCCGTGTCCCCCGCCTTTTGAAGTGCGATCTGAGGCCCTGCCCCAGTACTGTGGACTGCTTCGTCTCCAAACCCACGGAGAAGACCATCTTCACTCTCTTCCTGGTCGGGACTTCATGCCTGTGCGTTGTGTTGAATGTCACTGAACTGAGCTTTTTGGTCCTCAAGTGTTTCATTAAGTGCTGCCTCCAAAAACACTCTACAAGACTGCAGTCCTCCGCGTGTGAGCGCCACGAGCTCAGGCATGTCGCAGGCGCTGGGACAGGGGCCCCGGCCCTGCTCCAGAGACACTCCCCGGACTCGGCCACCAGCACAGCCCAGGGAGGAGAAACCACGCTCCTCTGTGGACACACGACACGTGACCAAGGCAAAGCCTGCGTCTCCCTCATGCAAGACCTAGGCTTCCTTGGAAAACAAAGTGTGTCCACTCGAATGTCATTTGGGAGGAATTCttaa